A genomic stretch from Seriola aureovittata isolate HTS-2021-v1 ecotype China chromosome 13, ASM2101889v1, whole genome shotgun sequence includes:
- the lrrc57 gene encoding leucine-rich repeat-containing protein 57: protein MGNSALKSHLETSQKTGVFQLTGKGLQEFPEELQRLTSNLRTVDLSGNKIEVLPAAIGNFLQLKSLTLNCNKLTSVPSEIGKLKKLETLSLNGNRIQQLPPGLGQLKALRTLSLAGNQISEFPPGLATLRHLDLLDLSRNQIQNVPEHVSELQAIEINLNQNQISVLSAEVSRCPRLKVLRLEENCLELSSIPLSILSGSQVSLFSVEGNLFEVKKLRDLEGYDKYMERFTATKKKFT from the exons GCTCAAGTCTCACCTGGAGACCTCCCAGAAGACCGGGGTGTTCCAGCTGACAGGAAAAGGACTGCAGGAG TttccagaggagctgcagagactCACCAGTAACCTGAGGACGGTGGACCTGTCCGGGAACAAGATCGAGGTTCTTCCTGCCGCCATTGGAAACTTCCTGCAGCTAAAGAGTCTGACGCTCAACTGCAACaaactga ccAGTGTTCCCAGTGAGATCGGGAAGCTGAAGAAGCTGGAGACCCTGAGTCTGAATGGGAACCGGATCCAGCAGCTGCCCCCCGGTCTGGGCCAGCTCAAAGCCCTGCGGACCCTCAGTCTGGCCGGGAACCAGATCTCAGAGTTCCCCCCCGGACTGGCGACCCTGAGGCACCTGGATCTGCTGGACCTGTCCCGAAACCAGATCCAGAACGTCCCTGAGCATGTGTCTGAGCTGCAGGCTATCGAGATCAACCTCAACCAGAACCAG ATCTCGGTGCTGTCGGCGGAGGTGTCCCGGTGTCCTCGTCTGAAGGTCCTTCGTCTGGAGGAGAACTGTCTGGAGCTgtcctccatccctctgtccaTCCTCTCCGGCTCCCAGgtgtctctgttctctgtggAGGGAAACCTGTTCGAAGTGAAGAAGCTCCGAGACCTGGAAGGATACGACAAG TACATGGAGCGATTCACAGCCACTAAGAAGAAGTTTACCTGA